The DNA window ACAATACACGGAACATAACCAATTACGAACTGTTTCAAAATGTGTTGAGTTGGACGCCCAGATGTCTCACTTGCCCGCGTTCAGACCGAGTCCAGAGCTGCGCCCCAAGACATCGGAACATCGCACCCGCTAGGCCACTGTATTTTTTCCCTCTGAGAACGCCTAAAAATAAACCCTTTACGGCAGCCTGATTCTACCAAGTGCTACACTGGAATAAAGCATACAGAGCAGGGAGGCCTGGCTACTATCTATAGTTGGATGACAGGATCAGGATCGTAGATCTTCACCACTTTGCCTGGATCCGAGCGGACCCCACATGCAGACTTGCAGTATGTGTATGGCTTCCCCGAGTCCTGTCCGTATACAGCCTCAATCAACAATTTAAGTTATTCTCAAAATATTACCATGTATGCGTGCGCGGGGTTGTGTGTTCAGAATGATGTCTAATTAAATGTGATGCGCCCGACATGGTCACTGATGGCTGTATTGTGCTATGATAGAGATGAGGTTCCTTCCTGGCAGAAGCAAAAATCTCACCTGGCTGGGGGACCAAGCTATAACCGGCGGGTATGTTGAAGTCACTCCTCGTCGGAAGAAAGAGGGATGGATGTAAAGGGGGCACAGACGACATCGACAGCAAAATCAATGTCACATGATTTTGAGCGGAATGCCTTGACATTTAGGTGTCCCGTCGCAAAACTGCAGGTCGGGTCCAAAAATCATCAAGCTGAAGCAGTGATAGTAGTCCAGTCGTTCGTTCGATGCAAGACGAGCGGTCCGGTATATAGCTCGGTTCGGCTGAAGCACGTGCCACACTCTTCATTATGGGCGAATGTCGTCATCTGGGGCTGATTGAATGCCATACTGTAACTGTGTGTTGTGCGGGTCGTAGCTTGATCCCATTTTGCGATTGTTTTCGATCTCGACTCAGGGGTACAAAAAACAGGTCCGTCGACATGTCCCACTATGCCCAGCTCTCCTCGCAATCCAGACCACCTTGGCTCTGGGCTCTTGGCTCTTGGCTAGCATGACGTGCAAGCAGCGAGTCGCCACGATAGACGGCCGCAATTTGCACCGTAATGATGGATCGACAGCAAagtgtttttttttctctcagCCCCATTTAGATACTATGTGCCTATGTACTGCGATCAGCCCAATTATTGGCATCTACAGGTACATCCAACGTTGTTGTCCACGTTCACGGAGGCGTCTGCCAAGAAGTTCGCTGCGGATGGCGGATCGACGAGACCGCCGAGGCTAGCCTGTCTGATCCCTCCCACACGGGGTCCACTATTGAAATGGGGATGGGCGGTATTAATCTCATCAAGAATACATGCATCAGATAAGTATGAGGCCCCCAGTGCTAGATACTGTAGGTCATAATCACAGAGGATAGTTGCAGATCTCGTTGGCCCAATGAAGTTGCCACGGCAGCCTGGCCAGCCGGTGTGAATGTTGCGCATCAACACCAGACGGCCGAGCAGATGGGTCGACGCCACAAAAGGGGAAGATTGTTATCCCCTGCTGTGCTGCCAGGAGTATCGTATTATTTACCTCCCGTAATACGGGAACTCGGGCCTTCTGGAATTTGGGGTGTCCAGGGTTACCCCTGGCATTCTCGCTGCTGATTGGTGTGCCTGGCGCAAACCTGCATGGAACCCTGGGAACCCACCGGGCACTAATTGGTTGGCCCCTGGTACAGCGTCAAATTGGGATCAAATCGGGGCCCACGCCAACACAAGGGCGAAAATTCGGCAGTCAGTGGGATGAAGGACGACAGAGAAGGGGACGGAGAGGGTGAAGGAAAGGACAAAGGAAGGACGAAGGAACACGGCAAGATTTAGTGGAGGCGAGTGGCCAGGACGGGGGAGTAAACACCCTTTTTTCGTGGCTTGCAATTCAGTGTTTGCCATTCTCGTCCAGCGTAGCCCCTTTCGGTCATTGCCCGTCCTTCTTCTACGCTGtccctcctttccctcctgttcttccctctctctcccacacacacacatacTCCCCATCGCGTTTTCCCATCCGACCCAGAGAGATTTGTCTCTCGTCCACGCTCATTACCAGGAAAACTCGCGTCGCTCTCTCCACTTTCGTACACTTTCGATTCTTCTGCACAGACCATCTTTCAATCGTGCGACTGGTTTGCCATTGATGTACGTGCGATGATTATCATACTGGGGGGAATCCTTGGGCGATTCGGGACGATGCGTGGTCTTCTTTCGTGCGCGCGCGACCAAAGGCATCAGTCAGGACGCAGAGGATTGACCCAGGGACTGTTGACTCGAACCGAGGGCTGACCAGAACCGTTCGTGATTTAGATCTACCGTTTCAAGTTCACGCAAGACAGTGACTGTGATACCTTTGACATTTGGACGCCATGAAGTTCTCCAACTCTGTTGCCCTCACCCTGGCCACCGCGGGCTCCCTGGTGGCCGCCCagggccaccaccaccagcaccgtCACCAGCACAAGCGCAACGCTGCCGACACCGCCGTGGCGCCCGGCCCCGTGGTGTACGACTTTGTCATTTCCGACGGCGAACACGTCGAGGCTGTTTCCCTGGAGAAGGCATGCGATGGCCTGCGCGACAAAGAGTTCAAGTGGGCTGATGAGCCCGTCTGGGCCGCTtgctccaccagcaccacgaccacgaccaccaccactactacGTCGACTCCCACCCCGACCCCGACTCCTGCTGTGCTCCAGGAGACATCGGCGGAAATCACCCCGACGACCACGAGCACGacgacgaccaccaccaccaccacgactaccaccactaccaccaccgccgctccCGCGGCTCCCACCGCCAACTCTGGCGCCACTGGCATTGACGCGGACTTCCCCAATGGCGAGATTGACTGCACCGACTTCCCTTCGAACTACGGTGCTGTTCCTCTCGACTAcctgggcctcggtggcTGGACCGGTATCCAATATGCTTCGTGGACCGATGAGCTGATCAGCGATATCGTTACTGCCGTGGCCGGCGACGACTGCCACGAGGGTGGTATGTGCTCGTACGCTTGCCCCCCTGGTTACCAGAAGTCGCAGTGGCCCTCGAAGCAGGGCAGCACTGGCCAGTCCGTCGGCGGTCTGCAGTGCACTGGTGGCAAGCTGTACCTCACCAACACCGCGCTGAGCAACAAGCTTTGCATGGAGGGTGTCGGCGGTGTCTTTGTCCGCAACGAGATGAGCCAGCAGGCCGCCGTCTGCCGTACCGACTACCCCGGTACCGAGGCCGAGACCGTCCCGCTGTCGGCCACCATTGGTGGTACCCACCCGCTGACCTGCCCCGACGCCGCTACCTACTACAAGTGGCAAAACTCGGACACCTCGGCCCAGTACTACGTCAACCCGGCCGGTGTCTCGACCGAGTCTGGCTGCCAGTGGGGTGACGGCTCCTCGGCCATTGGCAACTGGGCCCCGATGAACCTGGGGGTTGGCCAGACCAGCTCCGGCAAGTGGCTGTCCATGTTCCAGAACAGCCCGACCACCAACGTCCCGCTCAACTTCAAGGTCAAGCTGGTCGGTGACGATCTGGGCGCCGAGTGCAAGTATGAGAACGGGCAATTCTACCAGAACGGCAGCCCCATCGACAGCGGCTGCACCACCCAGGTCATGTCCGGTGACGCTACCTACGTTTTCTACGAGTAGATGTCTCCTGCATGGGCGGGGTTGGGGCGAAAATTGATCAGCCGACTTGGCTGAGCTTTTCCGCCCTTTTTTGCTTCGGTACTCTTTGAAAGGAGGTCTGACCTCTTGCGCTTCTGTCCATATCACGATTTGTTACTTGAAGGGTTGCTTTTGATTCCATGTATCTTAATTTTTTCCGTGGGGGTTTCATTTCTTATTCGGCATGTTAGGCAGGGGAGAGGAGAAATCCAGCACACCTTGTTGACCATGTTCGAatcatcttttctttctcttcggaACGCCTCCTGCCACCAAAACGCATGGGGTATCATCTCCGGACACACACCACCTTTGGCTAGATTTACTTCTGTACTTCAAGTGCGCACCAATCTTGATTCCCATCTATCCATCGTCCTGTCCTCTGGAGggttgtttctttttttgacTTTCTGGCAAGCTCCATTTTTATTTTCTGTCCGATCATCTCCGCTTCCAATGCGAGTTCTCTCCTTGTGATCGCGTGGGTTC is part of the Penicillium psychrofluorescens genome assembly, chromosome: 4 genome and encodes:
- a CDS encoding uncharacterized protein (ID:PFLUO_006461-T1.cds;~source:funannotate), coding for MKFSNSVALTLATAGSLVAAQGHHHQHRHQHKRNAADTAVAPGPVVYDFVISDGEHVEAVSLEKACDGLRDKEFKWADEPVWAACSTSTTTTTTTTTTSTPTPTPTPAVLQETSAEITPTTTSTTTTTTTTTTTTTTTTAAPAAPTANSGATGIDADFPNGEIDCTDFPSNYGAVPLDYLGLGGWTGIQYASWTDELISDIVTAVAGDDCHEGGMCSYACPPGYQKSQWPSKQGSTGQSVGGLQCTGGKLYLTNTALSNKLCMEGVGGVFVRNEMSQQAAVCRTDYPGTEAETVPLSATIGGTHPLTCPDAATYYKWQNSDTSAQYYVNPAGVSTESGCQWGDGSSAIGNWAPMNLGVGQTSSGKWLSMFQNSPTTNVPLNFKVKLVGDDLGAECKYENGQFYQNGSPIDSGCTTQVMSGDATYVFYE